The DNA sequence TGATCTCCCCAGCATCTCTCGTGGTAGTACGTGCACCTTCAATTTCACAATAATTATCAAACACCCCCTAATTTCATTACAACTTTCTACTTTCACCCCTATATTTCCATGAAATTGTAAAACAAACCCATTACCAATTTGATCATAGCTAACAATTTCATTACAACTTTCTAATTTCACCCTTATACTTCGATGAAATTGCAAAACAAACCCAttatcaatttgaacatagcTTACTAAGTGGGATGGAGTGGAGTGACACAATACAGACAGAACATGACTTCCCGAgactgttttgttttgtttcggTTTTGTCTGTGTTCTTTTTAAACAGAGAAAAAGCACTTTCAGATTGGATTTGAGAGATTCATGATTATGACAATCTATATAAGATCctaagttttttaattttttttttaaattttttcaaaactatattGCGCATGCTGGAGAATCCCAAGAAAGTGAAAGATCATCCCtttccccttctttttttttttttaattattaatttccaTAATTAGATCTTCCTATAACCcttatttcttcctttttttttcttgaaaatctgttcaaaattgattttctgAGGAAATCCCATCTGGGTTTTGATTAAAAcccataaataaacaatacccataatttattttttaaaaaaaatgcaaaaattaaaagaaattgaagaaaaaaaagggaaaaaaggggaaaaaaacagAGGGTGTTCTTACAGTGTCTCTGACAACGAGAGAAGGGCTTGCACTATGTTCACAAAGATCCAAACAAACTTCCATCCCTGAATTTCCACAGCCAACGACCAAAACCTTTTTACCTCGAAACTCCTCGCCGCTTTTATACAAACTCGTGTGTTTAATCGAGCCACCAAATTCCGTCATTCCGTCGAACTCCGGCACCACCGCCTCCGCATTTTCACCAGTAGCGACGATCAACCACCGGCAAACATACTCCGTCTCATCACCACGACAACCACCGCGCTTGCTCCTCACGCGCCAAAACCCAAGGTTACGATCGTACTCAGCCTCTGCTACCATCTCGTTAAATCTGGGCCGTATATCAAATCTCTCCGCGTAATCCTCCAAATACTTAACGAATTGTTGCTTAGAAGGATACGTCGGAAAATCCCCCGGAAAACCCATAAACGGCAGCTCACAAAATTGCTTCGGTAGATGCAACCGTAGCCGATCATACGTCTTTAACTGCCACAACGACGCTATACAGTTGGATCTCTCCAGTAACATACTCGGTACTCCTCTTTGTTTCAAAcacgccgccgccgccaatCCCGACGGCCCTGCTCCTACTATCACCGGTCCCGGAACCCAAACCCGCCGCATCCCGCCGCCGCCTCCACCGCCTCCGCCGCTAATCTTCTCTGTAAAAATAGGGTCATTCGATAACTTCCCTTCTATTTCCCTCAAATAAGAACCCATCTCCAtacaaaaccaaaccaaaccaaaacaaaacacaaaaatccCTTCAATCTTGGAGCCTTATCCGTTTAGAAGAATGAGTaaaattcgtatttttttttcaattcttttattttctccaattcattttttgattttcaaaatctctgCTCTGTCTCAATGAAGGGGCGAGCTACAAGTACGGGCCTAAATCAGCAttcaacacacacacacacacacacacacacagacagagagatgagagagagaaacagagagagagagcattAAGAGAGATGGCGATTTGTCTATATATATTCCTTTTGTTCACAGAATGAATTTATACGAGAGGAAGGTAAATGGGccttattatatttatatatttatattttatatttatatatatatatatatatatatgtgcaTTTATATAACTGATATTAACCAACAACAACTTCAAAACTCATCCCATAACTTTCgttatcttctttttattttttatttaaaaaaaattaaattttgggtttttgggggagaagaagaagaagaatgtggataattaattaatattcgGCATTAACTACGTGAGGTAATTATTCTCTTCCAttgtgtttttaatttatacgACAAAATCCAAACACAATCTTTTAATTtcgtaattttgttttttttttaaattaaaaaaattccattCGATTACCTCATCTCATTCTTCTGggtgatggaagtcccacgttcgctaatttagggaatgatcatgtgtttataattaaataatactcaCCATTGGGTTGAGGCGttttggggaagtccgaagcaaagtcatgagagcttatgctcaaagtggacaatatcatatcattgtggagagtcgtgttcatctaatatgGTATAGAGTCGTAccttaaacttagt is a window from the Cucurbita pepo subsp. pepo cultivar mu-cu-16 chromosome LG07, ASM280686v2, whole genome shotgun sequence genome containing:
- the LOC111798611 gene encoding indole-3-pyruvate monooxygenase YUCCA6-like, whose product is MEMGSYLREIEGKLSNDPIFTEKISGGGGGGGGGMRRVWVPGPVIVGAGPSGLAAAACLKQRGVPSMLLERSNCIASLWQLKTYDRLRLHLPKQFCELPFMGFPGDFPTYPSKQQFVKYLEDYAERFDIRPRFNEMVAEAEYDRNLGFWRVRSKRGGCRGDETEYVCRWLIVATGENAEAVVPEFDGMTEFGGSIKHTSLYKSGEEFRGKKVLVVGCGNSGMEVCLDLCEHSASPSLVVRDTVHVLPREMLGRSTFGLSMWLLKWFPIRLVDGFLLMVSRLMLGDTARFGLDRPIMGPLRLKNMSGKTPVLDVGTLAKIKTGHIKIRPSIKRLKRQAVEFVDGRIERFDSIILATGYRSNVPSWLKEGEMFGKKDGLPRRPFPNGWKGENGLYAVGFTKRGLLGASMDAKRIAEDIERCWKAEAKLSTPTTLSPPST